A window of the Gemmatimonadota bacterium genome harbors these coding sequences:
- the purQ gene encoding phosphoribosylformylglycinamidine synthase subunit PurQ: MSGLKVGVVSFPGSNCDEDAVLAIVEQLHERAVLLWHKDHDLQGADVIILPGGFSYGDYLRSGAIARFSPIMQEVVAHAKRGGPVVGICNGFQIACEAGLLPGALLRNASLQFRSMAVTLKVENTTSVFTNAARAGSLLTMPIAHGDGRYTADEATLDRLEGEGRVAFRYVDATGAATAAANPNGAMRNIAGVTNESGTVVGMMPHPERALEPLLGSTDGLVLFQSLLSAVKA, translated from the coding sequence ATGAGCGGGCTCAAGGTCGGCGTCGTCTCGTTCCCCGGGTCCAACTGCGACGAGGACGCGGTGCTCGCGATCGTGGAGCAGCTCCACGAGAGGGCCGTCCTCCTCTGGCACAAGGATCACGACCTGCAGGGCGCGGACGTCATCATCCTCCCCGGCGGCTTCAGCTACGGCGACTACCTGCGGTCGGGGGCGATCGCGCGCTTCTCGCCCATCATGCAGGAGGTCGTGGCGCACGCGAAGCGCGGCGGCCCGGTGGTCGGGATCTGCAACGGCTTCCAGATCGCGTGCGAGGCGGGACTGCTCCCCGGCGCCCTGCTCCGCAACGCCTCGCTGCAGTTCCGCTCGATGGCGGTGACGCTCAAGGTGGAGAACACCACGTCGGTGTTCACCAATGCCGCGCGAGCGGGCAGCCTCCTCACGATGCCCATCGCCCACGGTGACGGCCGATACACCGCCGACGAGGCCACGCTCGACCGGCTCGAGGGCGAGGGGCGCGTCGCCTTCCGCTACGTCGACGCGACCGGCGCCGCCACCGCGGCCGCCAACCCCAACGGTGCCATGCGCAACATCGCCGGTGTCACCAACGAATCCGGCACCGTCGTCGGCATGATGCCCCACCCCGAGCGCGCCCTCGAGCCATTGCTCGGCTCCACCGACGGACTCGTCCTCTTCCAGTCGTTGCTCTCCGCCGTGAAGGCGTAG
- a CDS encoding protein kinase: MTDIDPMRARLAEAIAGDYDLLDELGRGGMATVHLAHDRALDRRVAIKMMAPHLVAVDGMAERFLQEARVAAALSHPHIVPIHAVRRSGDLLYFVMRYVEGRSLDVILAERGPLPVPMVRAILTQVGSALEAAHRKGVIHRDIKPANILIDEHGDAVVADFGIARVGARPGTTEVGQTVGTPEYMSTEQCAGWALTGAADQYSLGVVAYELLAGAPPFRGATLLEVVWKMVNEPAMPVIVHRRDVAEGLSDAIERMMSRRAEERFPSVSDAIASLPPLTLAPDDPVRRELIAFAAARATGHATDRATAAATTVGSSAARRAVPSASAQTVVTTPAAAAPVDVESLPLPDVTGRQGVPDVAALRLPMVAGVLTIDDVIPLCPEATDSTGRPIVDAGLAWTSSDPAVARVGPDGRVVAVGTGRAAITARSGDAMCTLSLVVTRAGLRTIALAPRPSALEVGDRLALTLATGESEALLPHPRLAAWRSSDPSVAAVDAVGRVSALREGAVEIIATTGGATGSVALRVTRAVITAVNVSGTPSRLVIGEHFRLSASAENAKGHPLHGLPVTWEVSDPAIAAISPDGDLVALRSGQVLVAARVSGRVGTTRVTVSAPAFAG; the protein is encoded by the coding sequence TTGACCGACATCGATCCCATGCGCGCGCGCCTCGCCGAGGCGATCGCGGGCGACTACGACCTGCTGGACGAGCTGGGCCGCGGCGGGATGGCGACCGTCCACCTCGCGCATGACCGTGCGCTCGATCGGCGCGTGGCCATCAAGATGATGGCCCCGCACCTGGTCGCGGTGGACGGTATGGCGGAGCGCTTCCTCCAGGAGGCGCGCGTCGCGGCGGCGCTCTCGCATCCGCACATCGTCCCGATCCACGCGGTGCGGCGGAGCGGGGACCTGCTGTACTTCGTCATGCGGTACGTCGAAGGCCGTTCGCTGGACGTGATCCTCGCCGAACGGGGGCCGCTGCCGGTGCCCATGGTCCGCGCGATCCTCACCCAGGTGGGCTCCGCGCTGGAGGCCGCGCACCGGAAGGGTGTCATTCATCGGGATATCAAGCCGGCGAACATCCTCATCGACGAGCACGGCGATGCGGTCGTAGCCGACTTCGGCATCGCGCGCGTCGGTGCCCGACCGGGCACGACGGAAGTGGGGCAGACCGTGGGGACACCCGAGTACATGAGCACCGAGCAGTGCGCCGGATGGGCACTCACTGGCGCTGCTGACCAGTACTCGCTCGGTGTGGTGGCCTATGAACTTCTCGCCGGCGCGCCCCCCTTCCGCGGCGCCACCCTCCTCGAGGTCGTCTGGAAGATGGTGAACGAACCGGCGATGCCGGTCATCGTGCACCGGCGCGACGTCGCAGAGGGGCTCTCGGATGCGATCGAGCGCATGATGTCGCGACGTGCCGAGGAGCGGTTCCCGTCGGTGTCCGATGCGATCGCTTCGCTCCCGCCGCTGACCCTCGCGCCGGACGACCCCGTGCGGCGTGAGCTCATCGCATTCGCGGCGGCACGCGCCACTGGACATGCCACCGACCGCGCGACCGCGGCCGCGACGACGGTCGGCTCGAGTGCCGCTCGCCGCGCCGTGCCGAGTGCCAGCGCACAGACCGTGGTCACGACACCGGCCGCCGCGGCGCCGGTGGACGTCGAGTCCCTTCCGTTGCCGGACGTCACCGGCCGACAGGGCGTCCCCGATGTTGCCGCACTTCGTCTTCCGATGGTCGCCGGTGTGCTGACCATCGACGACGTCATCCCCCTCTGTCCCGAGGCGACGGACTCGACCGGCCGGCCGATCGTCGATGCCGGACTCGCATGGACTTCGAGCGATCCCGCGGTGGCGCGTGTCGGCCCTGATGGGCGCGTCGTGGCCGTCGGCACCGGTCGTGCCGCGATCACCGCGCGGAGCGGCGACGCGATGTGCACGCTGTCCCTCGTCGTGACCCGTGCGGGACTGCGGACCATCGCGCTCGCCCCGCGGCCGAGCGCGCTCGAGGTGGGTGACCGGCTCGCGCTCACGCTCGCGACGGGCGAGTCGGAGGCGTTGTTGCCGCATCCACGGCTCGCGGCCTGGCGGTCGAGCGATCCCTCCGTCGCTGCGGTCGATGCGGTCGGACGCGTCTCGGCGCTGCGCGAAGGGGCAGTGGAGATCATCGCCACTACCGGGGGCGCGACGGGGAGCGTCGCGTTGCGCGTGACGCGTGCGGTCATCACGGCGGTCAACGTCTCGGGCACGCCGTCGCGACTCGTGATCGGGGAGCACTTCCGTCTGTCCGCGAGCGCCGAGAACGCGAAGGGGCATCCCTTGCACGGCCTGCCGGTCACGTGGGAGGTCAGCGATCCGGCGATCGCCGCCATCTCCCCGGACGGCGACCTCGTCGCACTCCGCAGCGGGCAGGTGCTGGTGGCCGCTCGGGTCTCCGGACGCGTGGGCACCACACGGGTTACCGTGTCAGCGCCGGCGTTCGCGGGGTGA
- a CDS encoding group II truncated hemoglobin, translating into MTAPLTPYDQLGGTDGIRALVDRFYDLMDSSPEAEGIRRLHAPSLKRSREKLHEYLTGWTGGPPLYESKYGHPRLRARHLPFAIGAKERDQWLWCMDRAMAEHPMPEEVRAFLRTRLHQLADHMRNQDEPVSKPALPLAGA; encoded by the coding sequence ATGACGGCCCCGCTCACTCCCTACGATCAGCTCGGCGGCACGGACGGCATCCGGGCACTGGTCGACCGTTTCTACGACCTGATGGACTCCTCACCGGAGGCGGAGGGGATCCGACGGCTCCACGCGCCTTCGCTGAAGCGCAGCCGCGAGAAGCTCCACGAGTACCTCACGGGCTGGACGGGGGGGCCGCCGCTCTACGAGTCGAAGTACGGGCACCCGCGGCTCCGGGCACGCCACCTGCCCTTCGCCATCGGCGCGAAGGAGCGCGACCAGTGGCTCTGGTGCATGGATCGGGCGATGGCCGAGCACCCGATGCCGGAGGAGGTCCGCGCCTTCCTTCGCACCCGGCTGCACCAGCTCGCCGACCACATGCGGAACCAGGACGAACCGGTCTCGAAGCCGGCACTGCCCCTCGCCGGAGCCTGA
- a CDS encoding acyl-CoA thioesterase II, translated as MSVVQDFLSLLDLEPIEHDIFRGQNRDLATGRVFGGQVFAQALVAAQRTVPEGREAHSVHGYFLREGDLKAPIVYFVDRPRDGRSFTSRRVTAIQHGEAIFHLSASFHISEPGLDHQTAMPDVPDPESLPSELELIRARADSLPEPFRAIVTQDRPIDIRNITPTDPFARIERQDPATAARRIWFRVKEPIADATWIHQAVLAYASDYGFLPTALLPHGIAFRDPRLFIASLDHTVWFHRPFRADEWLLYVSDSPSAFGARGFVRGTVFRRDGTLVASMAQEGLVRIREARDG; from the coding sequence ATGAGCGTCGTTCAGGATTTCCTCTCGTTGCTCGATCTCGAGCCGATCGAGCATGACATCTTCCGCGGCCAGAACCGTGACCTCGCGACGGGACGCGTGTTCGGCGGCCAGGTCTTCGCGCAGGCGCTCGTCGCCGCGCAGCGCACCGTTCCCGAGGGTCGCGAGGCGCACTCGGTGCACGGCTACTTCCTCCGCGAGGGCGATCTCAAGGCGCCGATCGTCTACTTCGTGGACCGCCCGCGCGACGGGCGCAGCTTCACCAGTCGACGGGTCACCGCCATCCAGCACGGCGAGGCGATCTTCCACCTCTCGGCGTCCTTCCACATCAGCGAACCGGGGCTGGATCACCAGACCGCGATGCCGGATGTGCCCGACCCCGAGTCGTTGCCCTCGGAGCTCGAGCTCATCCGCGCCCGCGCCGACAGCCTGCCGGAGCCGTTTCGCGCGATCGTCACGCAGGACCGGCCGATCGACATCCGCAACATCACGCCCACGGACCCATTCGCGCGGATCGAGCGGCAGGATCCCGCGACCGCCGCGCGGCGGATCTGGTTCCGCGTCAAGGAACCGATCGCGGATGCGACCTGGATCCATCAGGCGGTCCTCGCCTACGCGTCCGACTACGGCTTCCTCCCCACCGCGCTCCTGCCCCACGGGATCGCCTTCCGCGATCCGCGGCTCTTCATCGCCTCGCTCGACCATACCGTCTGGTTCCATCGCCCCTTCCGCGCCGACGAATGGCTGCTCTACGTGAGCGACAGTCCTTCGGCCTTCGGGGCACGCGGTTTCGTGCGCGGGACGGTCTTCCGTCGCGACGGGACGCTGGTCGCGTCGATGGCGCAGGAAGGCCTCGTTCGCATCCGCGAGGCGCGCGACGGATGA
- the purL gene encoding phosphoribosylformylglycinamidine synthase subunit PurL — translation MDEYDRLVNMLGRTPTFTELGIISALWSEHCSYKHSRPVLKTLPTKAPWVLQGPGENAGVISIGDGLAVAFKIESHNHPSAVEPYQGAATGVGGILRDVFTMGARPIAMLNSLRFGSLETPRVRYLVAGVVKGIGDYGNCVGIPTVAGDVMFDAAYEGNPLVNAMCVGVMKVEELITAKAEGIGNPVIAVGARTGRDGIHGASFASEDLSEENEAKRPRVQVGDPFTEKLLLEASLELIRSGHIVAIQDMGAAGLTSSSAEMAERGEVGVTIDTKKVPVRETGMTPYEILLSESQERMLVVAKQGHEEEVRKILFKWDLTAEVIGEVIAEPVYRVTEGEHVVAEFPGTRLVTDCPQYHPEAKESAEAVARRARDVHAIAPLPGEADPAWTLERLLQAPTIASKHWIHRQYDSTVRTNTVAGPGHADAAVIRIRGTNKAIALKTDCNGRYVFLDPRVGGRIAVAEAARNVACTGATPKAITNCLNFGNPKKPEVFFQFREAVYGMGDACRVLDTPVTGGNVSLYNENPQGAVYPTPTIGMVGLLDDASHATRMNFTTPGDAIVLLGENTDEIGGSEYLAWVHGVVAGAPPACDLEGEKRLIAALLESIRAGLVRSAHDCSEGGLAVALAECCMSDREHPTGATIDLGAWSGLAARALLFGEAQGRVVVSTAHVDRVLAVAKAHGVPARVIGAVTASSTGLDITSGSTKLALSTARMIDAYHEALPRAMSRATAEAVDHDPALDGGPA, via the coding sequence ATGGACGAGTACGACCGGCTCGTGAACATGCTGGGCCGCACGCCCACGTTCACGGAACTCGGCATCATCAGCGCGCTCTGGAGCGAGCACTGCTCCTACAAGCACTCGCGCCCGGTGCTCAAGACCCTCCCGACCAAGGCCCCCTGGGTGCTGCAGGGCCCCGGCGAGAACGCCGGCGTCATCAGCATCGGCGACGGGCTCGCGGTGGCCTTCAAGATCGAGTCGCACAACCATCCGTCGGCCGTCGAGCCGTACCAGGGCGCCGCCACCGGCGTCGGCGGCATCCTGCGCGACGTCTTCACCATGGGCGCGCGGCCCATCGCGATGCTCAACTCGCTGCGGTTCGGGTCGCTCGAGACGCCGCGGGTGCGCTACCTCGTCGCCGGCGTCGTCAAGGGCATCGGGGACTACGGCAACTGCGTGGGCATCCCCACCGTCGCCGGCGACGTGATGTTCGATGCCGCCTACGAGGGGAATCCGCTCGTCAACGCGATGTGCGTCGGCGTGATGAAGGTCGAGGAGCTCATCACCGCGAAGGCCGAGGGCATCGGGAACCCGGTGATCGCCGTGGGCGCGCGCACCGGGCGCGACGGCATCCATGGCGCCTCCTTCGCCTCGGAGGATCTCTCCGAGGAGAATGAGGCCAAGCGCCCGCGCGTGCAGGTGGGCGACCCGTTCACCGAGAAGCTGCTCCTCGAGGCCTCGCTCGAGCTCATCCGCTCGGGCCACATCGTCGCCATCCAGGACATGGGCGCCGCGGGCCTCACCTCGTCGTCGGCCGAGATGGCCGAGCGCGGCGAGGTCGGCGTCACGATCGACACGAAGAAGGTCCCCGTCCGCGAGACCGGGATGACACCCTACGAGATCCTCCTGAGCGAGTCGCAGGAGCGGATGCTCGTCGTCGCGAAGCAGGGGCACGAGGAGGAGGTCCGGAAGATCCTCTTCAAGTGGGATCTCACCGCCGAGGTCATCGGCGAGGTGATCGCCGAACCCGTGTATCGCGTGACCGAAGGGGAGCACGTGGTCGCGGAGTTCCCCGGTACGCGGCTCGTCACCGACTGCCCGCAATACCATCCCGAAGCGAAGGAATCGGCTGAGGCCGTCGCCCGTCGCGCACGGGACGTGCACGCGATCGCGCCGCTCCCCGGCGAGGCCGATCCCGCGTGGACGCTCGAGCGCCTGCTCCAGGCGCCGACGATCGCCAGCAAGCACTGGATCCATCGGCAGTACGACTCGACCGTGCGCACCAACACCGTCGCCGGTCCCGGTCACGCCGACGCGGCCGTGATCCGGATCCGCGGAACGAACAAGGCGATCGCGCTCAAGACCGACTGCAACGGGCGCTATGTCTTCCTCGACCCGCGCGTGGGTGGCCGCATCGCCGTCGCCGAGGCGGCGCGCAACGTGGCCTGCACCGGCGCCACCCCGAAGGCGATCACCAACTGCCTCAACTTCGGGAATCCCAAGAAGCCCGAGGTGTTCTTCCAGTTCCGCGAGGCGGTGTACGGGATGGGCGACGCCTGTCGCGTGCTCGACACACCGGTCACCGGCGGCAACGTCTCGCTGTACAACGAGAACCCGCAGGGCGCGGTCTATCCCACGCCCACCATCGGCATGGTCGGTCTGCTCGACGATGCGTCGCACGCCACGCGCATGAACTTCACCACGCCGGGTGATGCGATCGTGCTCCTCGGCGAGAACACCGACGAGATCGGCGGGTCGGAGTACCTCGCGTGGGTGCACGGCGTCGTCGCCGGCGCGCCGCCCGCGTGCGACCTCGAGGGAGAGAAGCGCCTCATTGCGGCCCTGCTCGAATCGATCCGCGCCGGCCTCGTCCGCTCGGCGCATGACTGCTCCGAGGGCGGCCTCGCGGTCGCGCTCGCCGAGTGCTGCATGTCCGATCGCGAGCATCCGACCGGCGCCACCATCGACCTCGGCGCGTGGAGCGGGCTCGCCGCGCGCGCGTTGCTCTTCGGCGAGGCGCAGGGGCGCGTCGTCGTCTCCACCGCGCATGTCGATCGCGTCCTGGCCGTCGCCAAGGCGCACGGCGTGCCGGCGCGGGTGATCGGCGCCGTCACCGCGTCGAGCACCGGGCTGGACATCACGTCCGGCAGCACGAAGCTCGCACTCTCCACGGCGCGGATGATCGACGCCTACCACGAAGCCCTGCCCCGCGCCATGTCCCGCGCGACGGCCGAGGCCGTGGACCATGACCCCGCCCTCGACGGAGGACCGGCCTGA
- a CDS encoding zf-TFIIB domain-containing protein: MSTEKPSKNEDEYFLLQDAELLKAQRAKLDAERKAAERKAHHMKCPKCGADLVETEFSHVKVDRCPDCHGMWLDAGEIEMIGRTSESATGTFIRDLFKGLRSK; encoded by the coding sequence ATGTCCACCGAAAAGCCGTCGAAGAACGAGGACGAGTACTTCCTCCTGCAGGATGCCGAACTCCTGAAGGCCCAGCGCGCGAAGCTCGACGCCGAGCGCAAGGCCGCGGAACGGAAGGCGCATCACATGAAGTGCCCCAAGTGCGGTGCCGACCTCGTCGAGACCGAGTTCTCGCACGTGAAGGTCGACCGCTGCCCGGATTGCCACGGCATGTGGCTCGACGCGGGCGAGATCGAGATGATCGGACGAACGAGCGAGAGCGCGACCGGGACGTTCATCCGCGACCTCTTCAAGGGACTGCGCAGCAAGTGA
- a CDS encoding amidophosphoribosyltransferase codes for MCGIFGISGHPSAAAMTHLGLYSLQHRGQESAGIVSTNLDGEVHGIRAMGLVSDQFSADKMKELTGPVALGHTRYSTAGSSTIENAQPAMVRFKGGHIVLAHNGNLTNATEIRHALEDEGSIFSSTMDSEVIVHRLAKSKAAKPEEKLAEALEGVEGAYSLLVMIGETLVAARDPYGWRPLVMGQIGDAVVFASETCALDICGATVVREIQPGEIVAVEPQGTLRTLQRKAAPNLHRCVFEYVYFARPDSRVFGGSVDRARRALGRQLAKEHPAPTADFVFSVPDSSNSAALGFAEQSGIPLELALIRNHYVGRTFIQPTQSGRDAKVKVKYNAVREILEGKSVVMVDDSIVRGTTTKGLVSLIRAAGAREVHMRVSSPPITGPCYYGIDTPDREQLIAANNSVAEIARKIGVDSLGYISLDGMLQAVPNGPDGFCHACFSGQYPTKPPSVPEKLRLG; via the coding sequence ATGTGTGGCATCTTCGGCATCAGCGGGCATCCGAGTGCGGCGGCGATGACGCACCTCGGGCTCTATTCCCTCCAGCACCGTGGCCAGGAATCGGCCGGGATCGTCTCGACCAACCTCGACGGCGAGGTGCACGGCATCCGCGCGATGGGGCTGGTCTCGGACCAGTTCTCCGCGGACAAGATGAAGGAGCTCACGGGCCCGGTGGCCCTGGGGCACACGCGCTACAGCACCGCCGGCTCCAGCACCATCGAGAACGCGCAGCCGGCGATGGTCCGCTTCAAGGGCGGGCACATCGTGCTCGCGCACAACGGCAACCTCACCAACGCGACGGAGATCCGGCACGCCCTCGAGGACGAAGGGTCGATCTTCAGCTCGACGATGGACTCGGAGGTGATCGTCCATCGCCTCGCCAAGTCGAAGGCGGCGAAGCCGGAGGAGAAGCTCGCCGAGGCGCTCGAGGGCGTCGAGGGGGCGTACTCCCTGCTCGTGATGATCGGGGAGACCCTCGTCGCGGCGCGCGACCCGTACGGGTGGCGCCCGCTGGTGATGGGCCAGATCGGCGACGCGGTCGTCTTCGCCTCCGAGACCTGCGCGCTCGACATCTGCGGCGCGACCGTCGTCCGGGAGATCCAGCCGGGCGAGATCGTGGCGGTCGAGCCCCAGGGGACGCTGCGGACGCTCCAGCGGAAGGCGGCACCGAACTTGCACCGTTGCGTCTTCGAGTACGTCTATTTCGCGCGTCCCGACTCCCGGGTCTTCGGCGGCTCCGTGGACCGGGCGCGACGGGCGCTCGGTCGTCAGTTGGCGAAGGAGCATCCGGCGCCCACCGCGGACTTCGTCTTCTCGGTCCCCGATTCGTCCAACTCCGCCGCGCTCGGGTTCGCCGAGCAGAGCGGGATCCCGCTGGAACTGGCGCTCATCCGCAACCACTACGTGGGACGGACGTTCATCCAGCCCACGCAGAGCGGGCGCGATGCGAAGGTGAAGGTGAAGTACAACGCGGTGCGCGAGATCCTCGAAGGGAAGTCCGTGGTGATGGTCGATGATTCCATCGTTCGCGGCACGACCACCAAGGGACTCGTGAGCCTCATCCGCGCGGCCGGTGCGCGGGAAGTGCACATGCGGGTCTCGTCCCCCCCGATCACGGGACCCTGCTACTACGGCATCGACACACCCGACCGCGAGCAGTTGATCGCGGCGAACAACAGTGTGGCGGAGATCGCCCGGAAGATCGGGGTGGACTCGCTTGGCTACATCTCGCTCGACGGGATGCTGCAGGCGGTCCCCAACGGACCTGACGGCTTCTGCCATGCGTGCTTCAGCGGGCAGTATCCCACCAAGCCGCCGTCCGTCCCGGAGAAGCTCCGGCTCGGCTAG
- a CDS encoding pyruvate, phosphate dikinase, whose translation MTQSVFFFGNGKAEATKDDRDLLGGKGANLAEMTNLGVPVPPGFTMACNLCDAYLAKGTIPAGLVDEVERALTRLEAAAGKRFGDATNPLLVSVRSGARVSMPGMMETILNLGLNDETVAGLAKLSGSPRFAYDSYRRLLQMYGDVVLGVPMHDFEHLLAAKRLTTGAKTDAELPAEVLQALVLEYQQLIKSVTGKPFPHDPREQLWGATEAVWKSWTLKKAVDYRRVNAIAETPGTAVNIVAMVFGNLGDDSGTGVAFTRDPSTGEKLFYGEFLVNAQGEDVVAGIRTPQPITEMARVLPEAYGDLLRTQSLLERHFRDMQDLEFTVERGKLYLLQTRIGKRTAAAAVRIARDLVNEGLISRPEALQRVPASQLDQLLHPVIDRTGQGDAICVGLPASPGAASGIAVFDADAAESRAARGDAVVLVRDETTPEDFHGIVAARAVLTARGGMTSHAAVVARGMGKCAVVGCGAIRVDSTHRRFKVGDVEVNEGDWITLDGGTGEVFLGDLPTMPSEVMQVNAGTLSQEDAPVYRGFAELLGWADARRRLKVRANADTPHDARVARGFGAEGIGLCRTEHMFFDGDRIHSMREMIVAHDEGGRRRALAKLLPMQRADFEGIFEAMDGYPVTIRLLDPPLHEFLPHGGEEAKLLARRVGVTRRELMRVVEALRESNPMLGHRGCRLGVTYPEITEMQARAIFEAATAMARRGVIVQPEVMIPLVSTVNEFRHQRIIVDRVAAQVAKETGTTVKYLVGTMIELPRAALTARQIAAEAEFFSFGTNDLTQTTLGLSRDDAGRFLPLYVERGIYKDDPFQVLDVEGVGRLIEMATIEGRAARPALKVGICGEHGGEPRSVAFCHGVGLDYVSCSPFRVPIARLAAAQAVKG comes from the coding sequence GTGACGCAGTCCGTCTTCTTCTTCGGGAACGGCAAGGCCGAGGCCACCAAGGACGATCGCGACCTCCTCGGGGGCAAGGGCGCGAACCTCGCCGAGATGACGAATCTCGGCGTGCCCGTCCCGCCCGGGTTCACCATGGCGTGCAATCTCTGCGACGCGTACCTCGCCAAGGGGACCATCCCGGCGGGGCTCGTCGACGAGGTCGAGCGCGCGCTGACGCGCCTCGAGGCCGCCGCCGGGAAGCGGTTCGGCGATGCGACCAATCCCCTGCTGGTCTCCGTGCGTTCCGGCGCGCGCGTCTCCATGCCCGGGATGATGGAGACCATCCTGAACCTCGGGCTCAATGACGAGACGGTCGCCGGACTCGCCAAGCTCTCGGGGAGCCCCCGCTTTGCATACGACTCGTATCGGCGTCTCCTCCAGATGTACGGGGACGTGGTGCTGGGCGTGCCGATGCACGACTTCGAGCACCTGCTCGCCGCCAAGCGCCTGACCACGGGCGCGAAGACCGACGCGGAGCTCCCCGCCGAGGTGCTGCAGGCGCTCGTGCTCGAGTACCAGCAGCTGATCAAGAGCGTCACCGGCAAGCCGTTCCCGCACGACCCGCGCGAACAGCTGTGGGGCGCGACCGAGGCGGTGTGGAAGTCGTGGACGCTCAAGAAGGCAGTGGACTACCGCCGCGTGAATGCCATCGCCGAGACGCCCGGCACGGCCGTGAACATCGTCGCGATGGTGTTCGGCAACCTCGGGGACGATTCGGGGACCGGCGTCGCGTTCACCCGCGATCCGAGCACCGGCGAGAAGCTCTTCTACGGCGAGTTCCTCGTGAACGCGCAGGGCGAGGACGTGGTCGCCGGCATCCGCACGCCGCAGCCGATCACCGAGATGGCGCGTGTGCTCCCCGAGGCGTACGGCGACCTGCTGCGCACGCAGTCGCTCCTCGAGCGGCACTTCCGGGACATGCAGGACCTCGAGTTCACCGTCGAGCGCGGGAAGCTCTACCTCCTGCAGACGCGCATCGGCAAGCGCACCGCCGCCGCCGCGGTGCGCATCGCGCGCGACCTCGTCAACGAGGGCCTCATCTCGCGTCCCGAGGCGCTCCAGCGCGTTCCGGCGTCGCAACTCGACCAGCTGCTGCACCCGGTGATCGACCGCACCGGCCAGGGCGACGCGATCTGCGTGGGCCTGCCGGCGAGCCCGGGTGCGGCCAGCGGCATCGCCGTCTTCGACGCCGACGCGGCCGAGTCTCGCGCCGCGCGCGGCGACGCCGTGGTCCTCGTGCGCGACGAGACCACACCGGAGGACTTCCACGGGATCGTCGCCGCGCGCGCGGTGCTGACGGCACGCGGCGGCATGACCTCGCATGCGGCGGTCGTCGCCCGCGGCATGGGCAAGTGCGCCGTCGTCGGGTGCGGCGCCATCCGTGTCGACTCCACGCACCGCCGCTTCAAGGTCGGCGACGTCGAGGTCAACGAAGGCGACTGGATCACGCTCGATGGTGGCACCGGCGAGGTCTTCCTCGGGGACCTGCCGACGATGCCGTCAGAGGTGATGCAGGTGAACGCCGGCACGCTCTCGCAGGAGGACGCGCCGGTGTATCGCGGCTTCGCCGAGCTCCTCGGCTGGGCGGACGCGCGCCGCCGGCTCAAGGTGCGCGCCAACGCCGACACGCCGCACGATGCGCGCGTCGCGCGCGGCTTCGGCGCCGAGGGCATCGGGCTCTGCCGCACCGAGCACATGTTCTTCGACGGGGATCGCATCCACTCGATGCGCGAGATGATCGTCGCGCACGACGAGGGCGGTCGCCGCCGGGCGCTCGCCAAGCTCCTGCCCATGCAGCGTGCCGACTTCGAGGGGATCTTCGAGGCGATGGACGGCTATCCGGTCACGATTCGCCTGCTCGACCCGCCGCTCCACGAATTCCTCCCGCACGGCGGCGAGGAGGCCAAACTCCTCGCCCGCCGCGTCGGCGTGACGCGGCGAGAGCTCATGCGCGTCGTCGAGGCCCTGCGCGAGTCGAACCCCATGCTCGGCCACCGTGGCTGCCGCCTGGGGGTCACATACCCCGAGATCACCGAGATGCAGGCGCGGGCGATCTTCGAGGCGGCGACGGCGATGGCGCGCCGCGGCGTGATCGTGCAGCCCGAGGTGATGATCCCGCTCGTGAGCACCGTGAACGAGTTCCGGCACCAGCGGATCATCGTCGACCGGGTGGCGGCGCAGGTGGCGAAGGAGACCGGGACGACGGTGAAGTACCTCGTCGGCACGATGATCGAGTTGCCCCGCGCGGCGCTGACCGCGCGCCAGATCGCCGCCGAGGCCGAGTTCTTCTCGTTCGGCACGAACGACCTCACGCAGACGACGCTCGGCCTCAGCCGCGACGATGCGGGGCGGTTCCTGCCGCTGTACGTCGAGCGCGGGATCTACAAGGACGATCCCTTCCAGGTGCTCGACGTGGAGGGCGTGGGTCGGCTGATCGAGATGGCGACGATCGAGGGCCGCGCCGCCCGCCCTGCGCTCAAGGTCGGGATCTGCGGCGAGCATGGCGGCGAGCCGCGCTCGGTCGCGTTCTGCCATGGCGTCGGACTCGACTACGTCAGCTGCTCTCCCTTCCGCGTGCCGATCGCGCGGCTGGCGGCGGCGCAGGCGGTGAAGGGATGA
- the purS gene encoding phosphoribosylformylglycinamidine synthase subunit PurS produces MKRFRVSVHIVPRKGLLDPQGKAVADALHTLGFSAVGDVHVGRHLVIETSASDAAHAESSVREMCGRLLANPVTEDYEIAAVTPVAAA; encoded by the coding sequence GTGAAGCGGTTCCGCGTCTCCGTCCATATCGTCCCGCGCAAGGGACTGCTCGATCCGCAGGGCAAGGCCGTCGCCGATGCCCTCCACACGCTCGGCTTCTCCGCCGTCGGCGACGTCCACGTCGGTCGCCACCTGGTGATCGAGACGAGCGCCAGCGATGCCGCGCACGCCGAGTCCTCGGTGCGCGAGATGTGCGGCCGCCTGCTCGCGAACCCGGTGACCGAGGACTACGAGATCGCCGCCGTGACCCCGGTGGCCGCGGCATGA